The genomic window CCATCTCTCCTGCGCGGCTAGAGATGCACCTGCACCAAAGGCTTTACAAGCTAAAGGTAGACCTCTTGGAGGCGAACCCGGCTTGAAATTAGAGGGGATACAGGGCAACGAGGCCATGCAGAAGTCTGGGGGGCTCGGGAATTGCGCCCTGCAGCCGAGGAAAAATCCAGAAGGCCAGCGCATGAAGAACAAGCACGTAGACCAACTCTTGAAAAACCACCAAAGCAAAAGCCATCAGCTGCACATTATTGAGATCTGGCGCCAGAGGGAGATTGAGCAGGTCCACCAATCGATCAAGCAGACCTGATCCTGCTCGGGTGATCACCACCCAAAGGTTCTCACCCACCAAAAGCGACAACACCACAACCCTTACCAGAAAACCCGCTGTTCCAATCACAACTCCACACCCCCAACTCACCCACCAGCTCAGCCCACGATGCCAACTCCAGCCAAGCCAGAGCGCTAGAAAGCCATAAGGGAAAAGCACCAAGGGACCACGAACAGGCCCCATCAAGGCAATCAACAAAAGCACCGCCAGGGCAACGCCCTCTAGCCCTGCCTTAGAACCGCGACGCACATGCAGCAGGGCTAAAGGCAACGGCAACGCCAGCCGAAATAGGGCTCCACCAACAGGGAGGTAATAGAGCGCCACCCAGATCAGAGCTGAAGCAGCCGCAAGGTAAGAAGTCTCCATCATTCTCAGGGCCTGGCGACGGCTTATGGGTTGAGAAGCTCTCGAACCCTTGCGCAAGCCACCAAACCAGATCAAGGCTGGGCTCCCATACCGGAAGGCGGCACTCTGATCAAAGACTGATCCTTGACCCGTTCAATCGTCTCAACCTCAAAAGTCACTCCAGCCATTCGTAAGGCCTGAGTGACGGCTTCTGCCGGCGCCGATGGATCGGCACCAGACAACTTGATGGTGATGCGATAAGGCTGCGGGATAACAGGGTTACTAGCCAACTCTGGCTTCTGCTCAACCTGTCTCGATGTCTGAGGATTAGCAGCTTCCGGGTTGCTCACGTCCTGATCAGGAACTCTTGAGTCAGATAAAGAGTTCGTGGGTTCTGGATCACTGGAAACAGGTGCGACAGGCACAGGCTCCTGCGTGGGAGCATCAAAACTGTTCGCAAGTTCCTGACCAAACGGCGTATTGGCACAGGACTGCAACATCAACATAAGCAGCGGAACACACAGGCTTAACCCATCAGCAATTAAGCCCCTTGCACTCACCTTGAGCATCAAACCTCACCAGGCTTGATGACCCGAACAGCACTGGCTCGCAACCGACCTGTCTTTGTAGTAGCAGGAGGTTTACGAGTTTTTGGTTTACTTGCGGCGGTTTTTTTGCTGGTTGTTGAAGTGCTCTTTTTGCGTCGACTTGTCTTCTTACTTAAAGCCTTGGCAGCCAATAGCTCCACTGCTACATCAAGAGAAATGTCGTCGACACCCTTCCCTTCAGGTAACGAGGCATTGAGCTTGCCCTGCTTGACATACAAGCCATAGGGACCGTCAAAAACCTGTACCTTCTCCTCACTGCCCTCCGGGATGCCAAGGTCTTTCAACGCAGTCCGGCCGCCCCTGCCCCGCTTGGGCATCGCCAAAAGCTCTAGTGCACGGCTCAGCCCCACTGCCAACACGTCATCCTCCCCCTTAAGGGAGCGATAGTCCTTCTCTCCCTTGCTCTTATCCCAGACCACATAGGGTCCGAAGCGACCCAAACCCGCCTGAATGCGTCCACCATCGGGATGCTCTCCCAGTAAGCGCGGCAGACGCAGTAAGCCCAGTGCCTCATCAAGGCTGAGCTCATCAGGCTTCTTGCCTTTGGGCAAGGATGCCCGCTTCGGCTTGGGGTTGTCCTCACCCACCTGGCCTCGCTGCACATAAGGCCCGTACTGACCAAAAAGGAGGTAAACCTGATCACCTGTTTCCGGGTCTTCCCCAATCGATTCCGGGCCATCAGCTTTCTGCTTGAGAATCAGCTCGGCTTTCTCTGCATCAAGATCTGCAGGGGTGATCTCTTGAGGGAGGGTGGCCTTAAGCGATTCCTCCTCGCCGTCATCACCCACTCGTTTGGCTTCCAGATAGGCCCCAAAACGACCGATGCGCACCACACAGGGCAATCCCTCCAGATCCACAGTGCGAGACACACTGGAGTCGATGTCACCTTCACGCTGCTGAACCTGACTCTCAAGGCCCTGTTCGCCCTTGTAGAACCCTTCGAGATAAGGCAACCACTGCACCTTGCCCGTGGAAATCTCATCAAGCGTGAATTCCATCCGAGCCGTAAAGCTGGTATCGACAAGATCGGGGAAATGCTCCTCTAGAAGAGCGGTTACAGCAAAAGCAGTGAAACTGGGAGTAAGGGAGTTGTTTTGCAATGCTGCATAACCCCGATCAACGATGGTGCCGATGATGCTGGCGTAGGTTGAAGGCCTGCCAATGCCCTCCTTCTCGAGCATCTTCACCAGTGAAGCCTCGCTATAGCGAGCCGGCGGCTGAGTCTGGTGACCGAGGGCCTCCACATCCTGCAGCGTGGGCGAATCGTCGACAGCTAAATCAGGCAGCAAAACTTCCTGGCCTTCCAAGGCAGCGTCTGGATCATCACTGCCCTCCACGTAAGCGCGAAAGAAACCTGGGAAATCAATGCGCTTACCCGTGGCCCGAAATTTGGCATCAGCCACACGAAGATCAACCGCCAGCATGGTGAGTCGAGCCTCGGCCATCTGGCTGGCCACTGTTCGCTTCCAAATCAACTCATATAGGGCCATGTCGCGCCCTTCAAGTCCAGATCCACTTGGGGAACGGAAGCTTTCACCCGCTGGTCGTATCGCTTCGTGAGCCTCCTGGGCATTGCGTGACTTAGTGCTGAACTGACGTGGAGTTTTGCTCAGATAATCGTCGCCATAACGTGACCCCACGCAGCTCCGAGCAGCCTGAATAGCCTGATCGGATAGATGCACAGAGTCAGTTCGCATATAGGTGATGAAGCCACGCTCATACAGCCCCTGGGCACACCGCATCGTTTCCCTGGCCGAAAACCGCAACTTGCGATTTGCCTCCTGCTGCAAAGTGCTTGTCGTGAAAGGAGGCACCGGTTTACGTACCGTTGGCTTCTCTTCCACCGCCTCAACCCGCCACTGACTGCTTCGAACGGACTCGGAAAGAGTGCGCGCATCTGATTCGCCAAGCAGACGAACATTTCTGCCAGCCTTTAAAGCACCTGTCGTTTCATCGAAATCACTGCCGGTAGCGATCTTCTGGCCAGCCAGACTGGTGAGCCTTGCCTCAAATTGACCACCACCCTTATCAAGTTTGGCCTTTAGGTCCCAGTAGCTGCCGCTACGGAAAGCCCTACGGGCACGTTCACGCTGCACAAGCAACCGCACTGCTACGGACTGCACCCGACCGGCGGAGAGTCCCCATGCCACCTTCTTCCACAACAGAGGCGAAAGCGTGTAGCCCACCAAACGGTCAAGAATCCGTCGCGTCTCCTGGGCATGTACCAGCTCCATGTCGAGATCTCTGGGCTGATCAAGAGCCTTCGCAATGGCTTCTTTGGTGATCTCGTGAAACACCATCCGCTTGACAGGCACTTTGGGAGCCAACAGCTGCAGCAAATGCCAACTGATGCTTTCGCCCTCTCGATCTTCGTCAGTTGCCAACAACAGCTGATCAGCCTCCTTCAAAGCTGCCTTCAGCTCCTTGACCACCTTCTTTTTGTCCTTAGGAACCACATAAAGAGGTTCGAAATCCGCGGTGGTGTTCACGCCAAGGTTGGCCCATTTCTGCCCCTTTTGGGCCGCAGGGATCTCACTGGCGTTGTTAGGCAAGTCGCGCACATGGCCCATGGAGGCCTCCACACGGAAGTCCTTGGGCAGAAACCCTCGAATGGTTCTCGCCTTGGTAGGGCTTTCGACAATGACCAGAGTGTTCGCCACAGACGAGATGTAACCGTTCCAATCTTTATCGCACCGACAAGCGAGCTGCATGATGCGATGTTCTCAATAAGGTATAGCAAGGCAGCACAGCTACAGTCACGCAAATTGGTCTGATCGTGCACGCGTCATGCCCGACATGGGTGTATTTCTTCTCGCCACCCAGGCCGTGGCACCTCCAGGGGAGCTGCTCAACCTTGCACTCAATGCGGGTGCGATTGCCCCTGAAGGGGCTGTTCTCGTCGCAATGCTGGCGACCCTACTTGTGGACTTGGCCGGCGAGCAGGCTGCAGCCCGCTGGGTACCCCCCATTTGTTATGCCGGCCTTGGCACAGCACTCGTGCTCCTCGCCCAGCAATGGAATGCCCCTCTGG from Prochlorococcus marinus str. MIT 9313 includes these protein-coding regions:
- a CDS encoding DUF2232 domain-containing protein is translated as MMETSYLAAASALIWVALYYLPVGGALFRLALPLPLALLHVRRGSKAGLEGVALAVLLLIALMGPVRGPLVLFPYGFLALWLGWSWHRGLSWWVSWGCGVVIGTAGFLVRVVVLSLLVGENLWVVITRAGSGLLDRLVDLLNLPLAPDLNNVQLMAFALVVFQELVYVLVLHALAFWIFPRLQGAIPEPPRLLHGLVALYPL
- the topA gene encoding type I DNA topoisomerase, which codes for MQLACRCDKDWNGYISSVANTLVIVESPTKARTIRGFLPKDFRVEASMGHVRDLPNNASEIPAAQKGQKWANLGVNTTADFEPLYVVPKDKKKVVKELKAALKEADQLLLATDEDREGESISWHLLQLLAPKVPVKRMVFHEITKEAIAKALDQPRDLDMELVHAQETRRILDRLVGYTLSPLLWKKVAWGLSAGRVQSVAVRLLVQRERARRAFRSGSYWDLKAKLDKGGGQFEARLTSLAGQKIATGSDFDETTGALKAGRNVRLLGESDARTLSESVRSSQWRVEAVEEKPTVRKPVPPFTTSTLQQEANRKLRFSARETMRCAQGLYERGFITYMRTDSVHLSDQAIQAARSCVGSRYGDDYLSKTPRQFSTKSRNAQEAHEAIRPAGESFRSPSGSGLEGRDMALYELIWKRTVASQMAEARLTMLAVDLRVADAKFRATGKRIDFPGFFRAYVEGSDDPDAALEGQEVLLPDLAVDDSPTLQDVEALGHQTQPPARYSEASLVKMLEKEGIGRPSTYASIIGTIVDRGYAALQNNSLTPSFTAFAVTALLEEHFPDLVDTSFTARMEFTLDEISTGKVQWLPYLEGFYKGEQGLESQVQQREGDIDSSVSRTVDLEGLPCVVRIGRFGAYLEAKRVGDDGEEESLKATLPQEITPADLDAEKAELILKQKADGPESIGEDPETGDQVYLLFGQYGPYVQRGQVGEDNPKPKRASLPKGKKPDELSLDEALGLLRLPRLLGEHPDGGRIQAGLGRFGPYVVWDKSKGEKDYRSLKGEDDVLAVGLSRALELLAMPKRGRGGRTALKDLGIPEGSEEKVQVFDGPYGLYVKQGKLNASLPEGKGVDDISLDVAVELLAAKALSKKTSRRKKSTSTTSKKTAASKPKTRKPPATTKTGRLRASAVRVIKPGEV